gctctaaccactaggctacacggCCCTATACTGCAAAATTTAGGGCCGTTCTCCTATGCATTAACCAATGGTTGTGGTAACATTATCGACTGTGCAGTCGGTTGTTCAGAGGGGCGTTCATTTCGCCTGAACGTTTGGTACATTGCGATAACATCTGTAAATGTTATCGCAATGTAACATCCACAAATTTGTTGTACGTTCTTGAACAGACTTTGAGGTACGTTTGCTCCCGTTTGGTGGGTGTGGCGACGTGTGGGCTTGACGCAATAAGTGACGTTTTTAAAGTGTGATTGCCATGCTGCCAGACCCCCTCCCCGGTTTTTTTCGACTGAGCCTTCAGTATAGCACCGTTTCAGTTCAATTGAATGTTCCAGAATGTAAAAACGTACTGAAAGCAGCCCAGATTGCTTTAACATTCCCCCTTGCTCATTCGATGGACACGTCAACCACTGGTTAGCTAGTTGATAGGTAAATTACCTATCCAGACGTTGTAAGATCTGATAGATCTGACAGGCGTCAGCAACGTCTGAGCAGTAGTGAAAGCGCAGCGTCGTCGCCTGCTCTTTTCGAGGCCAATGAGAGAGCTGCTGACGGAGGTAATGGGCGGGCCAGACGTACACCTGAGCAGGTCAGGGTGACTTGATGTGTGTGCCCACGCCCCCTGAGAATAATGTGTCGGATCGATTCGTTTCTGCGAACGTTGTTTTTTTATGCGGGGAATTAAGAACGGTCACATTGGGAACGGATACTTTTACCGGTCTCTTTTTTTAGCCTACTACTACTTTTTCGGCTACTTCGAGATTTATTGGATATTAGCCTAAATCAACACAATGCAATATGTTCATTTATCTAAGGATTCATGCCGAAACGGTACGTTTATAGGCTAATACTTCAATGTCATCATATTATTGTAGGCTACGCTATTTAATGGGAAATGGGGGCCTACAATATTTTTTTGAATGTTTGTGATATAGCAACAGTAGGCTTATTCACGAAGGGCGTATTGGCAGACTATAATACCCATGGGTTGGCATCCGTAAATACACTTAATAGACAAAAAAAAATGATATTGTCAGAAATTATTTTCTAAACGTCTTCATCTGGAGCAGAACACAAAGCCAGTTTTTAAATGTATGATTTTAAAAGCAATTGTTTGAAAATATTGTAGAATATCATGTATTTGAACTACTTTTAAATGGGCTGATTTCCAAAGCCAGTTTTTCAGGTCATTCCACTTGAAATGTCCATATAATTGATGATTTCTACGCTCATGAGAATTGTAATCTCCGTTGAACACCTTTGTTGAGGGGGGGGTGAGGTCATGTATTGAATCTGTCAGTCTCACTAAACATGAAATGTCATGTGGATTTCTAAAGTAGGCTATCTAATCTTCTTCTATTTTCTGTCCCCAAAGAAATTGAGCCTCATTTTATTTGACCATTCCGATCTTTAATTGGGCTTTGTGTAGATAGGTTAGTGTTGATAACATACAACATGAATACACTGGTATCATTCTGATAACTGCCATGGATATTACTATTGTGACATAATAGTAATCAGTCAACACATGACCTGGTTAAGCAATCTGCTATGTAGGTCATtactgctgtgtgttttggaCTGGTTTCTCTTCACCAGATGTTCTAATAGTGTTTATACTTTATTGTACATAAATGTATTTACTTAGAAATAACATGGTGATCACACAATAAGAGCATAATAGCTTTCATAAAGCTATAAGGCCCGAGCAGGTGTAGTGTAGGTGTGCCTggaaacagcccttagccatggtatattggccatataccacaaacccccaaggtgtcattgctattataaactggttaccaacataattagagcagtaaaaataaatgttttgtgaaACCCGGTGGTAtagggtctgatataccacggcggtcagccaatcagcattcagggctccagCCACCCAGTTCATATTAAGCTATAATGGTAAAAGTGATTTCACTCTGCTTGTTTTTCCAGGTTCCATAATAAGGCTACTGTGTCCATCTCAGACTGCGGTGTGTATAGTCAACGGGGAGTCAAACCTCCTCAACACCTCCTTCACTGACAATCACAATGCCACAGAGACAGGGCTGTCAGCCGTCGGCAACAACTGGACCAACTATAACTTCTGGACTGGTTTGACCTTGGCAGTGCTGTCGGCCTTCCTGATTGGAGGAAGTGTGATGCTGAAGAAGAAGGCCCTGCTTCGCCTAGCCAATAATGGACAGACCAGAGCAGGTGGGGGGTCTTCACTGTTTAAGGATGTGGAAAAACACAAATCCGTCACATTACACCACAGGAGGGCATTGTCCTTATTTTGATCAAAGTTTTATATAGAATCAAGTTCTGATGGGTATCTACTGACAGTCGTTTTTTTAACGTCATCACTAGCCAAACTCCGCCCAGTACCACGTCCTGAATCTTACATGCCCTTCTAGCCAAACTCCGCCCAGTACCACGTCCTGAATCTTACACGCCCTTCTAGCCAAACTCCGCCCAGTACCACGTCCTGAATCTTACACGCCcttctagccggctaccacccagtaccacgTCCTGAATCTTACACGCCCTTCTAGCCAAACTCCGCCCAGTACCACGTCCTGAATCTTACACGCCCTTCTAGCCAAACTCCGCCCAGTACCACGTCCTGAATCTTACACGCCCTTCTAGAATCTTACGTCCTGAATCCCTTCTAGCCAAACTCCGCCCAGTACCACGTCCTGAATCTTACACGCCCTTCTAGCCAAACTCCGCCCAGTACCACGTCCTGAATCTTACACGCCCTTAGCCAAACTCCGCCCCAGTACCACGCCCTGAATCTACAGCCCTTCAAACCCTACCCGTCCTGAATCTTACAGTACCACAGTCCTGAATAGCCAAACTCCGCCCAGTACCACGTCCTGAATCTTAGCCCCAAACTCCGCCCAGTACCACGTCCTGAATCTTACACGCCCTTCTAGCCAAACTCCGCCTACCACGTCCCCAGTACCACGTCCTGAATCTTACACACCCttctagctggctaccacccagtaccacgTCCTGAATCTTACACGCCCttctagctggctaccacccagtaccacgTCCTGAATCTTACCCACGTCCCTTCTAGCCAAAGCagtggctaccacccagtaccaccGTCCTGAATCTTACACACCCttctagctggctaccacccagaCCACGTCCTGAATCTTACACCACGTCCCCTTACagctggctaccacccagtaccacgTCCTGAATCTTACACACCCttctagctggctaccacccagtaccacgTCCTGAATCTTACACACCcttctagccggctaccacccagtaccacgTCCTGAATCTTACACGCCcttctagccggctaccacccagtaccacgTCCTGAATCTTACACACCcttctagccggctaccacccagtactctaccctgctacctagagactgctgccctatttacatagtcattgaacactggtcgcTTTAATACTGTTAACATACTGTTTTACCACTTTATATGTACATtgtatgtacaaaacattaagaacaccttcctaatattgagttgcagtctatgtcatggtgcatgttcataatgttttgtacactcagtgtatatagtgCATTCTAATGATAACTACTGCTATTACAAACCTTTTCTGGTCAGatactgtctatacataccattcacatacatatacatttatttatgactctatctatcattctgttaggtcttcattttttaaaacatgtgtgcattgttattgtattgctagATATTCCTGTATTGTTGGAGCCAGAAACATAATCATTTCGCTGTACCTGCGATAACATCCTGTAAAACTGTGTAGGCGACCAAGAAACctggatttgatttgactatgaCCCAACAGTATGATATTTCAGCTCTCCGTATCGATAGCGAATAGTACATCCAGTTCCTGTTTAAAGGTTGTTGTAGTATCTAAATACTGGACATGAACCCTGACCGAAACGATGAAACACAGTCTAATAAAGGACTCTGTTCTCTGTCCGTTATATAACATTTGATTAAACAAACTGTCCTGAATATCAGGGTTTCCTGAGGACAAGAAACAACTTTATTTGTTATTGATTTGTTTGTCTTCTAATTCTAATGAATGCCTTGTTTGCTGTGTTCTGTGCAGGTGAAGGTGGTCATGGATATTTAAAGGACTGGCTATGGTGGAGTGGACTTCTAACCAGtgagttttgttgttgttgttaaataATCTATCCTCAATGTTTGTCACAAGCACTATAATGTAGTGTGGGAATAGCAGTAGTTTTATCATAGTTCTGTTGGGTAGCTATTAGAACTATAAGGCTTATCCCAGGGGTGTTGAACTCATTTTGCCCCTGGGGGCTGCATTCGGTCTTCATTGAGTTCCGGAGGGCCGcactgatttttaaaaaatgtttaatttaGATTTCCTTGCTGTCAAAATTAGTAAACATTTCTCCTCTAGCCATTGTTTTGGGAATTTTCGATGATCCCTGACTGTTTAGTGATCATTAGCGAGCTGGACAGCCAAGAAAACGTCTCAAAGAACCAAAAGGATTAGGACTACATTCAATGTTTTTGCATTATGTCCTGCCTCTCACAGTGGGTGCCGGTGAGGTTGCCAACTTTGCAGCGTACATGTTTGCTCCAGCTACTGTGGTGACTCCTCTGGGCGCCCTGAGTGTCCTTATCAGGTACCCTTACTTTCTCTGTTGTCTATTAACACACAGCCTTCACATACAGGTACTTCTACTCTCTCTGGTTTTTCATTTTCCATGACTGTGTAAAATCCCACACCGTTGTTGTCATTTTTGCACCCTTTATTTTGGTGTACGTGTAAACTTATTTGAACTTTCAGgagctgttgtgtgtgtgttttgtgttcgtGTTGATACTGTGTATCCTCACATCGAAGTCATTGTTCTACAGGTTTGCATTAATATTCAAATGACTGTCATTGTGGCTTCTCTCTGGACACAGTGCAGTGCTGTCCTCTTACCTGTTGGGGGAGACACTGAATCTGTTGGGGAAGCTGGGCTGTGTGCTCAGCATACTGGGCAGCACTCTCATGGTGATCCATGCACCTGAAGAAGAGGAAGTCACTACCCTGCAGCAGATGACTGACAAATTGCTTGACCCAGGTACATCGTTGATATTCATTGACATAAAAATGATTCACACAGCAATTATTTTATTAAGGGCAGTGCAACAATGAGGTAATGAACATGTCATTTAGAGTAGAGAAACTTCAAACATGCTATCGTCATTATTGAGCAAATAtgtagacagaaagacagacggtACATATGCACCAGGGAATAACACCTGTCTGTTCCCTAACTACCTTCCACCACACCCTAgagaaacacttatctccctctctcctctgtgtcaagCCTCACTTCAATGGCTCCTGTGTATCCGCTTTGTGTCTCTAGGCTTCCTTGTGTTTGCCAGTATCCTGCTGGTGGCCTGCTTGCTGCTTATCTTCTACTTCTCCCCCCGTGTGGGCCAGACCAACATCCTGGTCTACATCGGCATCTGTTCCCTGCTGGGAGCCTTCACCGTCTCCTCCGTCAAGGGCCTGGG
Above is a window of Oncorhynchus tshawytscha isolate Ot180627B linkage group LG30, Otsh_v2.0, whole genome shotgun sequence DNA encoding:
- the nipal4 gene encoding magnesium transporter NIPA4, producing MQYVHLSKDSCRNGSIIRLLCPSQTAVCIVNGESNLLNTSFTDNHNATETGLSAVGNNWTNYNFWTGLTLAVLSAFLIGGSVMLKKKALLRLANNGQTRAGEGGHGYLKDWLWWSGLLTMGAGEVANFAAYMFAPATVVTPLGALSVLISAVLSSYLLGETLNLLGKLGCVLSILGSTLMVIHAPEEEEVTTLQQMTDKLLDPGFLVFASILLVACLLLIFYFSPRVGQTNILVYIGICSLLGAFTVSSVKGLGIAIRTVTSDPAVVRHPLTWILLVSLVSSIVVQVNYLNKSLDTFNTLLVYPIYYVCFTTVVLTTSIILFKEWGTMSGVDVVGTVGGFLVIILGVAMLHLFKDIHVTLEGLASRMCQPLEVKREDKHILIENMESLPPMREDAPRVFIIS